The following are from one region of the Fusarium verticillioides 7600 chromosome 1, whole genome shotgun sequence genome:
- a CDS encoding pre-mRNA-processing ATP-dependent RNA helicase PRP5 yields MARPRDSRSPSPAGSTHSSRRRRNDDRRARDRRNDGRDHRRRSRSRSPDPRNRDRERDRDHGRERDYYRRRDRSIDRRDDNYYRGGRRDHRERDRRRSRQRYDDRNRSPDRRHNHSREGDRDVRRRDDSRNRTPGRREGTADSLTRSIREDGRTQKISLGDSGKPDTEEVRLQSLFHESVTDRCRLQAPKAGSGQSEVDKKAERLAKLEAWKKKKENASQKQKEVNPSQTRNLLAEMDKKASGASSKTVSPSVSVNASPAATPTVASPVVPYSGKFDPKAIAKKSAASRTHEGVKPALGSLEGQPEKLPVPAKPSVPVKPSTSASALPANRTKASGFGFVKNSTETDKLPTKRKLDLDEEDTTKRKLTKLPALPIEADDTPYADQDDDESDGDNFAETEEEAAAAARAAHERRLQAENQMDTGGEESKTTETQINGAAMSNTNAAEPNTTTNMEIDEEENNVDPLDAFMADLKQTDVKQPARASKAQKIQEPEAYFSDDEYDFNKKDAGDANALLAMTAKRKKKDIPAIDYSKIEIEPIRKNFWVEPAELSQLTEAEVADLRLELDGIKVNGKDVPKPVQKWAQCGLTRQTLDIIDNLGFEKPTPIQMQALPALMSGRDVIGVAKTGSGKTMAFLLPMFRHIKDQPPLKDTDGPIGLIMTPTRELAVQIHRDCKPFLKMMGLRSVCAYGGAPIRDQIAELKRGAEIIVCTPGRMIDLLAANQGRVTNLKRVTYVVLDEADRMFDMGFEPQVMKIFANMRPDRQTILFSATMPRIIDSLTKKVLDNPIEVTVGGRSVVAKEIDQIVEVRDEPSKFLRVLELLGELYDRDEDARTLIFVERQEKADDLLKELMIKGYPCMSIHGGKDQIDRDSTISDFKKGVVPILIATSVAARGLDVKQLKLVINYDAPNHLEDYVHRAGRTGRAGNTGVAVTFVTPEQENCSVGIAKALEQSGQPVPERLDEMRKAHREKVKSGKAKDTSGFGGKGLDRLDQEREAARLRERKTHKAEGEEEEVKEDKKEEEDDKAEKALSAIRAAASGVQARESAKAEGAEVKPTQQATITVGVKDKSKDPLDKVSSAVSAINSRLGKAGQLRAGQPIDNKGPDAGAFHATLEINDFPQKARWAVTNRTNVAKILEATGTSITTKGNFYPPGKEVPAGAEPKLYILIEGDTEVVVGSALSELTRLLREGTIAAADADSRAPASGRYTIT; encoded by the exons ATGGCTCGGCCGAGAGACTCGCGCTCACCAAGTCCTGCAGGCAGCACCCATAGCTCTCGCCGTCGCCGCAATGATGATCGTCGAGCTAGGGATCGACGTAATGACGGACGGGACCATCGGCGACGTAGCAGATCACGCAGCCCAGAT CCCAGAAACCGCGATCGCGAAAGAGATAGGGACCATGGGCGAGAGCGAGATTATTATCGACGGAGAGACCGTTCTATAGACCGGCGCGACGACAATTATTACCGAGGTGGACGACGAGACCACCGCGAAAGAGATCGGAGGAGATCCCGACAACGCTACGATGATCGCAATCGATCACCCGATAGGCGACATAACCACAGCCGAGAAGGTGATCGAGATGTGAGAAGGCGAGACGACTCCCGCAACCGCACCCCTGGGCGCCGTGAGGGTACGGCTGACTCCCTTACTCGCAGCATTCGTGAAGACGGTAGAACACAGAAGATCTCACTTGGCGACAGTGGGAAACCCGATACTGAGGAGGTTCGATTGCAATCTCTCTTTCATGAAAGTGTTACTGATAGATGTCGATTGCAGGCACCCAAGGCAGGTTCTGGACAGTcagaggttgacaagaaggctgagcGATTAGCCAAACTCgaagcatggaagaagaagaaagagaatgcTagccagaaacaaaaagaagtAAACCCGAGCCAGACAAGGAACCTCTTGGCTGAAATGGACAAGAAAGCGAGTGGGGCGTCCTCAAAAACAGTTTCTCCGTCAGTTTCTGTGAATGCTTCGCCAGCTGCAACACCGACTGTTGCTTCACCTGTCGTCCCATACTCTGGCAAGTTTGACCCTAAGGCCATCGCAAAGAAATCGGCAGCTTCCCGGACACACGAAGGCGTGAAACCAGCCTTGGGCTCTCTGGAGGGGCAGCCCGAAAAGCTTCCAGTCCCTGCCAAGCCCTCAGTGCCTGTAAAACCGTCTACCAGCG CATCAGCTCTCCCTGCGAATCGAACAAAAGCTAGTGGGTTTGGATTTGTGAAGAACAGCACAGAAACTGACAAGCTCCCCACTAAACGAAAACTTGatttggatgaagaagacactACTAAACGAAAACTTACTAAGCTTCCTGCCCTGCCCATCGAAGCTGATGACACTCCATATGCCGATcaggacgatgatgaatCTGATGGTGACAACTTTGCggagactgaagaggaggccgccgctgctgctcgtGCAGCTCATGAGAGACGGTTGCAGGCAGAGAATCAAATGGATACGGGTGGAGAAGAGTCAAAGACGACCGAAACCCAGATCAATGGAGCTGCCATGTCAAACACCAACGCCGCTGAAcccaacaccaccacaaaTATGGAaattgatgaggaggagaataaCGTTGATCCACTGGATGCATTCATGGCTGATCTTAAGCAGACAGACGTGAAACAGCCGGCTAGGGCATCCAAAGCGCAAAAGATCCAGGAGCCGGAGGCTTACTTCAGCGACGATGAATATGATTTCAATAAGAAGGACGCGGGTGACGCAAACGCCTTACTAGCCATGACTGCGAAgcgaaaaaagaaagacattCCGGCGATTGATTACAGCAAGATCGAAATTGAACCTATTCGCAAAAACTTCTGGGTCGAGCCAGCTGAACTCAGCCAACTCACAGAGGCCGAGGTAGCTGATCTTCGCCTAGAACTCGAtggcatcaaggtcaacggcAAGGATGTTCCCAAGCCCGTTCAGAAATGGGCTCAATGTGGTCTGACGCGACAAACACTCGACATCATTGATAACTTGGGCTTTGAGAAACCTACCCCCATCCAGATGCAGGCTCTTCCTGCTCTCATGTCGGGCCGCGATGTCATCGGCGTGGCGAAGACTGGTTCGGGAAAGACAATGGCATTCCTGCTTCCCATGTTCCGGCATATCAAGGACCAGCCTCCACTGAAGGATACAGATGGGCCTATCGGATTGATTATGACTCCAACACGAGAACTTGCAGTCCAGATTCATCGAGACTGCAAACCTtttctcaagatgatggGTCTTCGATCTGTCTGTGCCTACGGTGGAGCGCCCATCCGAGATCAGATTGCTGAACTCAAACGTGGCGCGGAAATCATTGTGTGTACACCTGGTCGAATGATCGATCTTCTAGCTGCGAACCAAGGGCGGGTCACTAATCTCAAACGAGTGACAtatgttgttcttgatgaagccgatCGAATGTTCGATATGGGTTTCGAGCCTCAAGTCATGAAGATATTCGCAAATATGCGACCTGATAGGCAGACTATCCTCTTCTCGGCTACGATGCCTCGCATCATCGACTCACTGACCAAGAAGGTACTCGATAATCCTATCGAAGTTACAGTGGGCGGCCGCAGTGTTGTGGCAAAGGAGATTGATCAGATCGTTGAAGTTCGAGATGAGCCATCCAAGTTCCTGCGCGTTCTCGAACTGCTTGGAGAGCTCTACGACCGTGACGAGGATGCCCGCACCCTCATTTTCGTGGAACGTCAAGAAAAGGCGGACGATTTATTGAAAGAGCTTATGATCAAGGGTTACCCCTGCATGTCCATTCATGGAGGTAAAGATCAGATTGATCGTGATTCTACCATCTCAgacttcaagaagggtgTCGTGCCTATCTTGATCGCTACTTCGGTGGCAGCTCGTGGTCTTGATGTCAAGCAACTCAAGCTCGTTATTAACTACGACGCACCGAATCACTTGGAGGATTATGTCCATCGTGCTGGCCGAACTGGCCGTGCTGGCAATACTGGTGTCGCTGTCACGTTTGTCACGCCAGAGCAGGAGAACTGCTCTGTCGGCattgccaaggctcttgaacAGAGTGGGCAGCCGGTGCCAGAAAGGCTCGACGAGATGAGGAAAGCTCATCGTGAAAAAGTGAAATctggcaaggccaaggatacctctggctttggcggcAAGGGTCTCGATCGTCTTGATCAGGAACGAGAGGCTGCCCGCCTCCGCGAGCGCAAGACCCACAAGgccgagggcgaggaggaggaggtcaaagaagataagaaggaagaggaggacgataAGGCAGAGAAGGCTCTCAGTGCGATCCGCGCAGCAGCGTCAGGCGTTCAAGCGCGCGAGTCAGCAAAGGCTGAAGGTGCAGAAGTCAAGCCTACTCAGCAGGCAACCATTACTGTTGGAGTAAAAGACAAGTCCAAAGACCCGCTCGACAAGGTCAGCTCAGCTGTGTCCGCCATCAACAGCCGCCTCGGAAAGGCTGGCCAACTTCGTGCTGGTCAGCCTATCGACAACAAGGGCCCAGATGCTGGTGCATTCCATGCCACATTAGAAATCAACGATTTCCCTCAAAAGGCCAGATGGGCTGTCACCAACCGAACCAACGTCGCCAAGATCCTGGAAGCTACAGGTACATCGATCACAACAAAGGGCAACTTTTACCCACCAGGTAAAGAGGTTCCCGCTGGAGCCGAACCCAAATTGTACATTCTCATCGAAGGCGATACcgaagttgttgttggatCCGCTCTCAGCGAACTCACGCGCCTATTAAGAGAAGGAACAATAGCTGCTGCAGATGCTGACAGTCGAGCACCAGCCAGTGGGCGCTATACAATTACCTAG
- a CDS encoding pre-mRNA-processing ATP-dependent RNA helicase PRP5, with protein sequence MARPRDSRSPSPAGSTHSSRRRRNDDRRARDRRNDGRDHRRRSRSRSPDVRRQKPNYGRFYSDDLIHEQPRNRDRERDRDHGRERDYYRRRDRSIDRRDDNYYRGGRRDHRERDRRRSRQRYDDRNRSPDRRHNHSREGDRDVRRRDDSRNRTPGRREGTADSLTRSIREDGRTQKISLGDSGKPDTEEAPKAGSGQSEVDKKAERLAKLEAWKKKKENASQKQKEVNPSQTRNLLAEMDKKASGASSKTVSPSVSVNASPAATPTVASPVVPYSGKFDPKAIAKKSAASRTHEGVKPALGSLEGQPEKLPVPAKPSVPVKPSTSASALPANRTKASGFGFVKNSTETDKLPTKRKLDLDEEDTTKRKLTKLPALPIEADDTPYADQDDDESDGDNFAETEEEAAAAARAAHERRLQAENQMDTGGEESKTTETQINGAAMSNTNAAEPNTTTNMEIDEEENNVDPLDAFMADLKQTDVKQPARASKAQKIQEPEAYFSDDEYDFNKKDAGDANALLAMTAKRKKKDIPAIDYSKIEIEPIRKNFWVEPAELSQLTEAEVADLRLELDGIKVNGKDVPKPVQKWAQCGLTRQTLDIIDNLGFEKPTPIQMQALPALMSGRDVIGVAKTGSGKTMAFLLPMFRHIKDQPPLKDTDGPIGLIMTPTRELAVQIHRDCKPFLKMMGLRSVCAYGGAPIRDQIAELKRGAEIIVCTPGRMIDLLAANQGRVTNLKRVTYVVLDEADRMFDMGFEPQVMKIFANMRPDRQTILFSATMPRIIDSLTKKVLDNPIEVTVGGRSVVAKEIDQIVEVRDEPSKFLRVLELLGELYDRDEDARTLIFVERQEKADDLLKELMIKGYPCMSIHGGKDQIDRDSTISDFKKGVVPILIATSVAARGLDVKQLKLVINYDAPNHLEDYVHRAGRTGRAGNTGVAVTFVTPEQENCSVGIAKALEQSGQPVPERLDEMRKAHREKVKSGKAKDTSGFGGKGLDRLDQEREAARLRERKTHKAEGEEEEVKEDKKEEEDDKAEKALSAIRAAASGVQARESAKAEGAEVKPTQQATITVGVKDKSKDPLDKVSSAVSAINSRLGKAGQLRAGQPIDNKGPDAGAFHATLEINDFPQKARWAVTNRTNVAKILEATGTSITTKGNFYPPGKEVPAGAEPKLYILIEGDTEVVVGSALSELTRLLREGTIAAADADSRAPASGRYTIT encoded by the exons ATGGCTCGGCCGAGAGACTCGCGCTCACCAAGTCCTGCAGGCAGCACCCATAGCTCTCGCCGTCGCCGCAATGATGATCGTCGAGCTAGGGATCGACGTAATGACGGACGGGACCATCGGCGACGTAGCAGATCACGCAGCCCAGATGTGAGAAGGCAAAAACCTAACTATGGCCGGTTTTATTCTGACGATCTTATCCATGAACAGCCCAGAAACCGCGATCGCGAAAGAGATAGGGACCATGGGCGAGAGCGAGATTATTATCGACGGAGAGACCGTTCTATAGACCGGCGCGACGACAATTATTACCGAGGTGGACGACGAGACCACCGCGAAAGAGATCGGAGGAGATCCCGACAACGCTACGATGATCGCAATCGATCACCCGATAGGCGACATAACCACAGCCGAGAAGGTGATCGAGATGTGAGAAGGCGAGACGACTCCCGCAACCGCACCCCTGGGCGCCGTGAGGGTACGGCTGACTCCCTTACTCGCAGCATTCGTGAAGACGGTAGAACACAGAAGATCTCACTTGGCGACAGTGGGAAACCCGATACTGAGGAG GCACCCAAGGCAGGTTCTGGACAGTcagaggttgacaagaaggctgagcGATTAGCCAAACTCgaagcatggaagaagaagaaagagaatgcTagccagaaacaaaaagaagtAAACCCGAGCCAGACAAGGAACCTCTTGGCTGAAATGGACAAGAAAGCGAGTGGGGCGTCCTCAAAAACAGTTTCTCCGTCAGTTTCTGTGAATGCTTCGCCAGCTGCAACACCGACTGTTGCTTCACCTGTCGTCCCATACTCTGGCAAGTTTGACCCTAAGGCCATCGCAAAGAAATCGGCAGCTTCCCGGACACACGAAGGCGTGAAACCAGCCTTGGGCTCTCTGGAGGGGCAGCCCGAAAAGCTTCCAGTCCCTGCCAAGCCCTCAGTGCCTGTAAAACCGTCTACCAGCG CATCAGCTCTCCCTGCGAATCGAACAAAAGCTAGTGGGTTTGGATTTGTGAAGAACAGCACAGAAACTGACAAGCTCCCCACTAAACGAAAACTTGatttggatgaagaagacactACTAAACGAAAACTTACTAAGCTTCCTGCCCTGCCCATCGAAGCTGATGACACTCCATATGCCGATcaggacgatgatgaatCTGATGGTGACAACTTTGCggagactgaagaggaggccgccgctgctgctcgtGCAGCTCATGAGAGACGGTTGCAGGCAGAGAATCAAATGGATACGGGTGGAGAAGAGTCAAAGACGACCGAAACCCAGATCAATGGAGCTGCCATGTCAAACACCAACGCCGCTGAAcccaacaccaccacaaaTATGGAaattgatgaggaggagaataaCGTTGATCCACTGGATGCATTCATGGCTGATCTTAAGCAGACAGACGTGAAACAGCCGGCTAGGGCATCCAAAGCGCAAAAGATCCAGGAGCCGGAGGCTTACTTCAGCGACGATGAATATGATTTCAATAAGAAGGACGCGGGTGACGCAAACGCCTTACTAGCCATGACTGCGAAgcgaaaaaagaaagacattCCGGCGATTGATTACAGCAAGATCGAAATTGAACCTATTCGCAAAAACTTCTGGGTCGAGCCAGCTGAACTCAGCCAACTCACAGAGGCCGAGGTAGCTGATCTTCGCCTAGAACTCGAtggcatcaaggtcaacggcAAGGATGTTCCCAAGCCCGTTCAGAAATGGGCTCAATGTGGTCTGACGCGACAAACACTCGACATCATTGATAACTTGGGCTTTGAGAAACCTACCCCCATCCAGATGCAGGCTCTTCCTGCTCTCATGTCGGGCCGCGATGTCATCGGCGTGGCGAAGACTGGTTCGGGAAAGACAATGGCATTCCTGCTTCCCATGTTCCGGCATATCAAGGACCAGCCTCCACTGAAGGATACAGATGGGCCTATCGGATTGATTATGACTCCAACACGAGAACTTGCAGTCCAGATTCATCGAGACTGCAAACCTtttctcaagatgatggGTCTTCGATCTGTCTGTGCCTACGGTGGAGCGCCCATCCGAGATCAGATTGCTGAACTCAAACGTGGCGCGGAAATCATTGTGTGTACACCTGGTCGAATGATCGATCTTCTAGCTGCGAACCAAGGGCGGGTCACTAATCTCAAACGAGTGACAtatgttgttcttgatgaagccgatCGAATGTTCGATATGGGTTTCGAGCCTCAAGTCATGAAGATATTCGCAAATATGCGACCTGATAGGCAGACTATCCTCTTCTCGGCTACGATGCCTCGCATCATCGACTCACTGACCAAGAAGGTACTCGATAATCCTATCGAAGTTACAGTGGGCGGCCGCAGTGTTGTGGCAAAGGAGATTGATCAGATCGTTGAAGTTCGAGATGAGCCATCCAAGTTCCTGCGCGTTCTCGAACTGCTTGGAGAGCTCTACGACCGTGACGAGGATGCCCGCACCCTCATTTTCGTGGAACGTCAAGAAAAGGCGGACGATTTATTGAAAGAGCTTATGATCAAGGGTTACCCCTGCATGTCCATTCATGGAGGTAAAGATCAGATTGATCGTGATTCTACCATCTCAgacttcaagaagggtgTCGTGCCTATCTTGATCGCTACTTCGGTGGCAGCTCGTGGTCTTGATGTCAAGCAACTCAAGCTCGTTATTAACTACGACGCACCGAATCACTTGGAGGATTATGTCCATCGTGCTGGCCGAACTGGCCGTGCTGGCAATACTGGTGTCGCTGTCACGTTTGTCACGCCAGAGCAGGAGAACTGCTCTGTCGGCattgccaaggctcttgaacAGAGTGGGCAGCCGGTGCCAGAAAGGCTCGACGAGATGAGGAAAGCTCATCGTGAAAAAGTGAAATctggcaaggccaaggatacctctggctttggcggcAAGGGTCTCGATCGTCTTGATCAGGAACGAGAGGCTGCCCGCCTCCGCGAGCGCAAGACCCACAAGgccgagggcgaggaggaggaggtcaaagaagataagaaggaagaggaggacgataAGGCAGAGAAGGCTCTCAGTGCGATCCGCGCAGCAGCGTCAGGCGTTCAAGCGCGCGAGTCAGCAAAGGCTGAAGGTGCAGAAGTCAAGCCTACTCAGCAGGCAACCATTACTGTTGGAGTAAAAGACAAGTCCAAAGACCCGCTCGACAAGGTCAGCTCAGCTGTGTCCGCCATCAACAGCCGCCTCGGAAAGGCTGGCCAACTTCGTGCTGGTCAGCCTATCGACAACAAGGGCCCAGATGCTGGTGCATTCCATGCCACATTAGAAATCAACGATTTCCCTCAAAAGGCCAGATGGGCTGTCACCAACCGAACCAACGTCGCCAAGATCCTGGAAGCTACAGGTACATCGATCACAACAAAGGGCAACTTTTACCCACCAGGTAAAGAGGTTCCCGCTGGAGCCGAACCCAAATTGTACATTCTCATCGAAGGCGATACcgaagttgttgttggatCCGCTCTCAGCGAACTCACGCGCCTATTAAGAGAAGGAACAATAGCTGCTGCAGATGCTGACAGTCGAGCACCAGCCAGTGGGCGCTATACAATTACCTAG
- a CDS encoding 60S ribosomal protein L35: MSSGKVKAGALWGKNKDDLTKQLAELKTELGQLRIQKVASSGSKLNRIHDIRKSIARVLTVINAKQRAQLRLFYKNKKYAPLDLRPKQTRAIRRRLSPEEKSRVLEKTKKRTVHFPQRKFAIKA, from the exons ATG TCGTCgggcaaggtcaaggctggtgcGCTCTGgggcaagaacaaggatgatTTGACAAAGCAGCTcgctgagctcaagaccgAGCTTGGTCAACTCCGCATCCAGAAGGTCGCCTCTTCTGGCTCCAAGCTGAACAGGAT TCATGACATCCGCAAGTCGATCGCCCGTGTCCTGACCGTTATCAACGCCAAGCAAAGGGCTCAGCTTCGACTCTTCTATAAGAACAAGAAGTACGCCCCTCTCGACCTCCGACCCAAGCAGACTCGTGCCATCCGCCGCCGACTATCACCCGAGGAGAAGTCCCGTgtcctcgagaagaccaagaagcgCACTGTTCACTTCCCTCAGCGCAAGTTCGCCATCAAG GCTTAA